One window of Candidatus Mycobacterium wuenschmannii genomic DNA carries:
- a CDS encoding AAA family ATPase, which produces MKLHRLVLKNYRGIDHREIDFPDHGVVVVSGANEVGKSSMVEALDLLLESKDRSTRKEVKQVKPTHADVGSEITAEISAGAYRFIYHKRFHKKPETQLTVLEPRREQHSGDEAHDRVQAMLAETVDTELWHAQRVLQSAATDAVNLSGCDALTRALDVAAGDTAALSGNEPLLIERIDSEFARYFTPTGRPTGEWTVAIKALDAATQEVERCAAAVAEVDDRVQRHAVLTLELAELAERRAVAATRHAAAQAAADAIARLTEQVREAELIAAAATAESAASTAEHAERVRLRGENDSRSAAVAGLTDEAREATEAQALARDVTVDADAAVEQADLGMVAARERADGARQQVDDLARREETQRLTGKLAKIDAALRERDAVAAELSVITVTEDLLRQIEQAAASVDRAEGQLALVSATVEFVAIADLELVAGDQRVSLAAGESWSTVANSATEVQIPGVVTTRVTPGASALEIQEKFAAAQGNLTEALTAAKISDLDAARQADQRRRELQSLRDQLTATLAGLTGDDDVEELRARLAELQDLPAVSDDIDAAAARAELLEAVAARAQAEVDCDTHRKVAALALKKLNDVTAQATRLHDKLVTQRAELVTVADRLAEQRASVADEQLAAAVDAHAAAAQAATGRVAELSRELAAKVPDAVAAELADAVEETTGLRQRIGEVERTLHEIAAQLAVFGTEGRQGKLDAAEIDAEHARGEHDRVGRRARAVQLLRTVMTRHRDTTRLRYVEPFRAELERLGRPVFGPSFEVDIDSDLCILTRTLAGRTVPYESLSGGAKEQLGILARLAGAALVAKEDAVPILIDDALGFTDPERLVKMAAVFDTLGERGQVIVLTCTPARYDGVKDARRIELCA; this is translated from the coding sequence GTGAAACTGCATCGCCTGGTCTTGAAGAACTACCGCGGAATCGACCACCGCGAGATCGACTTTCCCGATCACGGAGTGGTGGTGGTGTCCGGGGCCAACGAGGTCGGCAAGTCGTCCATGGTCGAGGCGCTCGATCTACTGCTGGAATCTAAGGACCGCTCGACGAGGAAAGAAGTCAAACAGGTCAAGCCGACGCACGCCGATGTCGGTTCCGAGATCACCGCCGAGATCAGCGCGGGCGCTTACCGGTTCATCTATCACAAACGCTTTCACAAAAAGCCCGAGACGCAGTTGACGGTGCTCGAGCCGCGTCGCGAGCAGCACAGCGGCGACGAGGCGCACGATCGCGTGCAGGCAATGCTGGCCGAGACCGTGGACACCGAGTTGTGGCATGCGCAAAGGGTTTTGCAGTCTGCGGCCACTGACGCTGTGAATCTCTCGGGGTGCGACGCGTTGACCCGTGCTCTCGATGTCGCCGCCGGCGACACGGCCGCGCTGTCGGGCAACGAGCCGCTGCTGATCGAGCGCATCGACAGTGAATTCGCCCGCTACTTCACCCCCACCGGCCGGCCCACGGGTGAGTGGACCGTCGCCATCAAGGCACTCGACGCCGCCACCCAGGAGGTCGAGCGGTGTGCCGCCGCGGTCGCGGAGGTCGACGACCGCGTCCAGCGGCACGCCGTGCTGACGCTCGAGTTGGCCGAGCTGGCCGAGCGGCGCGCTGTCGCCGCCACCCGGCATGCCGCGGCGCAGGCCGCGGCGGATGCGATCGCCCGGCTGACCGAGCAGGTGCGCGAGGCCGAGTTGATCGCCGCCGCCGCGACCGCGGAGAGCGCCGCGTCGACCGCGGAGCACGCCGAGCGGGTCCGGCTTCGAGGCGAAAACGATTCGCGCTCAGCCGCTGTCGCTGGGCTGACGGACGAAGCCCGTGAGGCCACCGAGGCGCAGGCACTCGCGCGCGACGTCACCGTCGATGCCGACGCGGCCGTTGAGCAGGCCGACCTGGGCATGGTTGCCGCCCGAGAGCGGGCCGACGGCGCCCGGCAGCAGGTCGACGATCTGGCCCGCCGTGAGGAGACGCAACGACTGACCGGCAAGCTCGCGAAAATCGACGCCGCGCTGCGTGAGCGAGACGCGGTCGCCGCGGAGCTGTCCGTGATCACCGTGACCGAGGACCTGCTCCGCCAGATCGAACAGGCCGCCGCGTCCGTCGACCGGGCTGAGGGTCAACTCGCATTGGTTTCGGCGACAGTCGAATTCGTCGCCATCGCCGACCTCGAATTGGTCGCCGGCGATCAGCGGGTGTCGCTGGCCGCCGGTGAAAGCTGGTCGACGGTGGCGAACTCCGCCACCGAGGTGCAGATCCCCGGCGTCGTGACCACCCGTGTCACACCCGGCGCGTCCGCGCTGGAGATCCAGGAGAAATTCGCTGCGGCACAAGGGAACCTGACCGAGGCGCTGACGGCCGCGAAGATAAGCGACCTGGACGCGGCCCGGCAAGCCGACCAGCGACGCCGCGAACTACAGAGCCTTCGCGACCAGCTCACCGCAACGCTGGCCGGGTTGACCGGTGACGATGACGTCGAGGAGCTGCGCGCCCGATTGGCCGAATTACAGGACCTGCCGGCGGTTTCCGACGATATCGACGCAGCCGCCGCGCGCGCAGAACTCCTCGAGGCGGTTGCCGCCCGCGCGCAGGCGGAGGTCGACTGCGACACCCATCGTAAGGTGGCCGCGCTGGCGTTGAAGAAACTCAACGACGTCACCGCGCAGGCCACGCGTCTGCACGACAAGCTGGTCACCCAGCGCGCCGAGTTGGTCACCGTGGCCGACCGGTTGGCCGAGCAGCGTGCGTCCGTCGCCGATGAGCAACTGGCCGCGGCCGTCGATGCCCACGCGGCGGCGGCGCAGGCCGCCACCGGCCGGGTGGCTGAACTGTCCCGGGAGTTGGCTGCCAAGGTGCCCGACGCGGTGGCCGCGGAGTTGGCCGACGCCGTCGAGGAGACGACGGGGCTTCGTCAGCGCATCGGCGAGGTCGAGCGCACTCTGCACGAGATCGCCGCGCAGCTAGCAGTTTTCGGTACCGAAGGCCGCCAGGGCAAGCTCGACGCGGCCGAGATCGACGCCGAGCACGCCCGCGGCGAGCATGACCGGGTCGGTCGTCGGGCCCGGGCGGTGCAGCTCCTGCGTACCGTGATGACGCGACACCGCGACACCACCCGACTGCGCTATGTCGAGCCGTTCCGCGCCGAACTGGAGCGACTCGGGCGGCCGGTGTTCGGGCCGAGCTTCGAGGTCGACATCGACAGCGACCTGTGCATCCTCACCCGCACGCTCGCCGGGCGGACCGTGCCGTACGAGTCGCTGTCCGGTGGGGCCAAGGAACAACTCGGCATCCTGGCGCGGTTGGCCGGTGCGGCGTTGGTCGCCAAAGAGGACGCCGTGCCGATCCTGATCGACGACGCGCTCGGCTTCACCGACCCCGAGCGACTGGTCAAGATGGCCGCGGTGTTCGACACACTGGGGGAGCGCGGGCAGGTGATCGTCTTGACCTGCACGCCGGCCCGCTACGACGGCGTCAAGGATGCCCGGCGAATCGAGCTGTGCGCCTAG
- a CDS encoding metallophosphoesterase family protein, whose protein sequence is MRFVHTADWQLGMTRRWLAGDAQPRYSAARRDAVAGLGSLAVGAEFVVVSGDVFEDNQLAPAVVSQSLEAMRAIGIPVYLLPGNHDPLNAASVYTSALFTTECPANVTVLDRAGIHEVRPGLQIVAAPWRSKVPTTDLVAEVLADLPADGVIRVLVAHGGVDVLDPDPTKPSLIRLSGVEDALNRGAIHYVALGDKHSLTDVGSTGRVWYSGSPEVTNFDDVEADPGHVLIVDIDEADPRHPVTVDAPRVGRWRFSTLNRNVDNSRDIADLDMNLDLMPDKDRTVLRLALIGSLTVTDRAVLDACLDKYSRLFASLRVWESHSDLAVIPADGEFSDLGIGGFAAAAVEELMVMARGGDDETAGDAQAALALLLRLSDHGQQSRGAA, encoded by the coding sequence ATGCGATTCGTGCACACCGCCGACTGGCAACTCGGCATGACGCGGCGCTGGCTCGCGGGCGATGCGCAACCGCGCTACTCGGCCGCTCGGCGCGACGCGGTGGCCGGCCTCGGGTCGTTGGCGGTCGGTGCGGAATTCGTCGTGGTGTCCGGCGACGTCTTCGAAGACAACCAGCTGGCGCCTGCTGTCGTCAGTCAGTCGCTGGAAGCCATGCGCGCCATTGGAATTCCCGTCTACCTGTTGCCCGGCAACCACGATCCCCTCAACGCGGCATCGGTGTACACCAGCGCACTCTTCACCACCGAATGCCCGGCCAACGTCACGGTGCTCGACCGGGCCGGCATCCACGAGGTCCGACCCGGCCTGCAGATCGTGGCCGCGCCGTGGCGGTCCAAGGTGCCGACCACCGACCTGGTCGCCGAGGTGCTCGCGGACCTTCCGGCCGATGGCGTGATTCGGGTCCTGGTCGCACACGGCGGCGTCGACGTGCTCGACCCCGACCCCACCAAGCCGTCACTGATTCGGCTGTCCGGCGTGGAGGACGCACTGAACCGCGGTGCCATTCACTACGTGGCGCTCGGCGACAAGCATTCGCTGACCGACGTGGGCAGTACGGGCCGCGTCTGGTACTCGGGTTCCCCTGAGGTCACCAACTTCGACGACGTCGAAGCCGATCCCGGCCACGTGCTGATCGTCGACATCGACGAGGCGGACCCGCGGCATCCGGTGACCGTCGATGCCCCGCGCGTAGGCCGCTGGCGGTTCAGCACGCTGAACCGCAACGTGGACAACAGCCGCGACATCGCCGATCTGGACATGAACCTCGACCTGATGCCCGACAAGGACCGAACGGTGTTGCGGCTGGCGCTGATTGGCTCGTTGACGGTCACCGACCGCGCCGTGCTGGACGCATGCCTGGACAAGTATTCGCGACTGTTCGCGTCGCTGCGGGTGTGGGAGAGCCACAGCGACCTGGCGGTGATCCCGGCCGACGGTGAATTCAGCGACCTCGGCATCGGCGGGTTCGCCGCCGCGGCGGTCGAGGAGTTGATGGTGATGGCCCGTGGCGGCGATGACGAGACCGCCGGTGACGCCCAGGCAGCGCTCGCACTGTTGTTGCGGCTGAGCGACCACGGTCAGCAGAGTCGAGGTGCGGCGTGA
- a CDS encoding SixA phosphatase family protein: MSDHDRTLILLRHAKSAYPDGVADHDRPLAARGQREAPLAGEWLRTRQPAIEQVLCSTATRTRETLARTGIDAPVRYVERLYGATPGTVIGLINGVEENEHVVLVVGHQPTMTQLALGLADPAAANTDVAERISIKFPTSAMAVLHLNGSWADLELGSAQLADFHVPR, translated from the coding sequence GTGAGCGACCATGACCGCACACTGATCCTGCTCCGACACGCCAAGTCGGCCTATCCCGACGGCGTCGCCGACCACGATCGACCGCTGGCAGCCCGCGGTCAACGCGAGGCCCCGTTGGCCGGCGAATGGCTGCGAACCCGTCAGCCCGCGATCGAGCAGGTGCTCTGCTCGACCGCGACGCGTACCCGGGAAACGTTGGCACGCACCGGCATTGACGCGCCGGTCCGCTACGTCGAGAGGCTCTACGGCGCCACACCCGGCACGGTCATCGGCCTGATCAACGGCGTCGAGGAGAATGAGCACGTCGTGCTGGTGGTCGGCCACCAGCCGACGATGACCCAGTTGGCACTCGGGCTGGCCGACCCGGCCGCCGCGAACACCGATGTCGCGGAACGTATTTCGATCAAATTCCCGACCTCGGCCATGGCGGTATTGCACCTGAACGGCAGCTGGGCGGACCTCGAACTCGGGTCCGCCCAGCTGGCCGATTTTCATGTGCCGCGTTAG
- a CDS encoding DUF3558 domain-containing protein, with amino-acid sequence MRNRMVVGVAVLATTLSVLTGCTKSVDGTAAKAGAGDSQRNNNSEQQYPNLQKECEVLTTDVLAKTVGADPQDIQSTFVGAICRWQAANPGGLIDITRFWFEQGSLANERKVAEFLKYQIENKTIAGVSSIVMKPNDPNGACGVASDAAGVVGWWVNPQVPGIDACAQALKLMELTLSTNS; translated from the coding sequence ATGCGGAACCGAATGGTTGTCGGCGTGGCCGTGCTCGCCACCACCCTGTCGGTGCTGACGGGTTGCACCAAGTCAGTCGACGGCACGGCGGCGAAGGCGGGTGCGGGCGACAGCCAGCGCAACAACAACTCCGAGCAGCAGTACCCGAACCTGCAGAAGGAATGCGAGGTCCTGACCACGGACGTGCTGGCCAAGACGGTCGGCGCCGACCCGCAGGACATCCAGAGCACATTCGTCGGCGCGATCTGCCGCTGGCAGGCGGCCAACCCCGGTGGGCTGATCGATATCACCCGGTTCTGGTTCGAGCAGGGCAGCCTCGCCAACGAACGCAAGGTCGCCGAATTCCTGAAGTACCAGATCGAGAACAAGACGATCGCCGGCGTGTCCTCGATCGTGATGAAGCCGAACGATCCCAATGGCGCGTGCGGCGTCGCGAGCGACGCGGCGGGCGTGGTCGGGTGGTGGGTCAACCCGCAGGTGCCGGGTATCGACGCCTGCGCGCAGGCCCTCAAGCTCATGGAACTCACGCTCTCGACTAATTCCTGA
- a CDS encoding DUF3558 domain-containing protein: protein MRHNLAALACAAAALIPMASACSDSGSNQSQSPGSTAPSSGNGSHGPSFPQCGGVTDETVNKLTQINGLVNTAKNSVGCQWLAGGGILGPHFSFSWYRGSPIGRERKTEELSRSSVEDINISGHGGFIAVGNDPQLGDSLCEVGIQFNDDFFEWSVNFSQKPFPDACNIAKELARQTIANGK from the coding sequence GTGCGGCATAACCTGGCAGCGCTGGCCTGCGCGGCAGCAGCCCTGATACCCATGGCGTCCGCGTGTTCTGATTCCGGCTCGAACCAATCGCAGTCGCCCGGATCGACCGCGCCGTCGTCCGGAAACGGGAGTCACGGGCCGTCGTTCCCGCAGTGCGGCGGCGTCACCGACGAGACGGTGAACAAGCTGACGCAGATCAACGGACTGGTAAATACCGCCAAGAATTCGGTCGGCTGCCAGTGGTTGGCCGGCGGGGGAATCCTCGGCCCGCACTTCTCCTTCTCCTGGTACCGCGGCAGCCCCATCGGACGCGAACGTAAGACCGAGGAACTGTCCCGGTCCAGCGTCGAGGACATCAACATCAGCGGACACGGCGGCTTCATCGCCGTCGGTAATGATCCGCAGCTGGGCGATTCACTGTGCGAGGTCGGAATCCAGTTCAACGACGACTTTTTCGAGTGGTCGGTGAACTTCAGCCAGAAACCCTTCCCGGACGCCTGCAACATCGCCAAAGAACTGGCGCGCCAGACGATTGCGAACGGCAAATGA
- a CDS encoding ABC transporter ATP-binding protein translates to MLVALLRQYVRPYRWLVAAVMALQLVSNLASLYLPTVNATIIDDGIARGDSAAIVRLGLLMFGVTALQVLCAVGAVYFGSRAGMGFGRDLRSALFHHITTFSEHETARFGAPTLLTRTTNDVRQIQFLVQMACTVLVAAPIMCVGGIAMAIHQNAGLSWLLVVSIPVLVVANYWIISRTLPLFRSMQRLIDNINRVMREQLSGVRVVRAFAREPVESKRFDDANVALSTTAQDAGNWQALLLPVTTLTINCSSVALIWFGGLRIDAGQMQVGSLIAFLVYFTQILMAVLMATMTVMVLPRAAVCAERITEVLSTVPAVRNPANPVPPTDRGAVRLDRASFRYPGADRAVLQDVSLAAAPGTTTAIIGSTGSGKSTLVALICRLYDATSGSVEVGGVDVRDRAIEELWSTIGLVPQRGYLFSGTVADNLQYGKFDAADDEMWEALRVAAADDFVRAHPDGLDMRVAQGGVNFSGGQRQRLAIARAVIRRPAIYVFDDAFSALDVHTDALVRARLAEVATDATRIIVAQRISTIADSDQIVVVEDGQVKGTGTHESLLAESPTYREFAESQSLDAAVGGQR, encoded by the coding sequence ATGCTCGTGGCACTGCTGCGCCAGTATGTGCGGCCGTACCGATGGCTGGTCGCGGCGGTGATGGCGCTGCAGTTGGTGAGCAACCTGGCCTCGCTCTACCTGCCGACGGTGAACGCGACGATCATCGACGACGGCATCGCACGCGGCGACAGCGCGGCGATCGTCCGACTGGGTCTGCTGATGTTCGGCGTGACCGCGTTACAAGTGCTGTGCGCGGTCGGTGCGGTCTACTTCGGTTCGCGCGCCGGCATGGGGTTCGGCCGCGACCTGCGCTCGGCGCTGTTTCACCACATCACCACCTTCTCCGAGCACGAGACAGCCCGCTTCGGCGCGCCGACGCTACTCACCCGCACGACCAACGACGTCCGCCAGATTCAGTTCCTGGTGCAGATGGCGTGCACGGTGCTGGTGGCCGCGCCGATCATGTGTGTGGGCGGCATCGCCATGGCGATCCACCAGAATGCGGGTTTGTCGTGGTTGCTGGTGGTCAGCATTCCGGTCCTGGTGGTGGCCAACTACTGGATCATCTCGCGGACGCTTCCGTTGTTTCGCAGCATGCAGCGGTTGATCGACAACATCAACCGGGTGATGCGCGAACAGCTGTCCGGCGTCCGGGTGGTGCGCGCATTCGCGCGGGAGCCCGTCGAGAGCAAGCGATTCGACGACGCCAACGTCGCGCTGTCCACCACCGCGCAGGACGCCGGCAACTGGCAGGCGCTGCTGCTGCCGGTCACCACACTGACCATCAACTGCTCCAGCGTGGCGCTGATCTGGTTCGGCGGCTTGCGAATTGACGCCGGCCAGATGCAGGTCGGCTCGCTGATCGCGTTTCTCGTGTACTTCACCCAGATCCTGATGGCCGTGTTGATGGCGACGATGACCGTGATGGTGTTGCCCCGCGCCGCGGTCTGCGCCGAGCGGATCACCGAAGTGCTGTCGACTGTCCCGGCGGTCCGCAACCCGGCCAATCCGGTGCCGCCGACCGACCGCGGCGCCGTCCGGCTCGACCGCGCGTCGTTCCGCTATCCCGGGGCGGATCGCGCTGTGCTGCAAGATGTCTCGCTGGCTGCGGCGCCCGGCACCACCACCGCCATCATCGGCAGCACCGGCTCCGGGAAGTCGACGCTGGTGGCGCTGATCTGCCGGCTCTATGACGCGACCAGCGGCTCCGTCGAGGTCGGTGGCGTCGACGTGCGTGACCGCGCCATCGAGGAGTTGTGGTCGACGATCGGGTTGGTGCCGCAGCGCGGCTACCTGTTCTCCGGCACCGTCGCCGACAACCTCCAGTATGGCAAGTTCGATGCGGCCGATGACGAGATGTGGGAGGCGCTGCGCGTCGCCGCCGCCGACGATTTCGTCCGGGCGCACCCCGACGGCCTGGACATGCGCGTCGCACAGGGTGGGGTCAACTTCTCCGGCGGTCAGCGGCAGCGGTTGGCCATCGCGCGGGCGGTGATCCGCCGTCCGGCGATCTACGTGTTCGACGACGCGTTCTCCGCATTGGACGTCCATACCGATGCGCTGGTCCGGGCCCGACTCGCCGAGGTCGCCACAGATGCGACGCGAATCATTGTGGCGCAGCGCATCTCGACTATTGCCGATTCCGATCAGATCGTCGTCGTCGAGGACGGGCAGGTCAAGGGCACCGGCACGCACGAGTCGCTGCTCGCGGAGTCGCCAACGTACCGGGAGTTCGCCGAATCGCAGTCGCTGGATGCCGCAGTGGGTGGTCAGCGGTGA
- a CDS encoding ABC transporter ATP-binding protein, whose protein sequence is MSAPTRRPPAPPPTKPRDFYGSTVRLVKLLAPQRRTAIAVTALSVLGTVLGVVVPRILGHATDLLFNGVIGRRLPAGITKEQAVAAARAHGDNAFADLLSGMQVIPGHGVDFEAVIRTLGLALGMYVIAAAMIYAQARLLNVTVRRTLQALRTRVEEKLHRLPLSYFDTRQRGEVLSRVTNDIDNLQTSLSMTITQLLSAVLTVATVLVMMLSISPLLTGLALLTVPLSIVVTRAIARRSQRLFVAQWTNTGRLNALIEESYSGFTLVRTFGQRARIEDEFRRRNDDMYEASFGAQLISGLVAPATTFIGNLSYVAVAIVGGIQVATGQITVGNIQAFIQYVRQFNAPLNQVASMYNALQSGVASAERVFELLDEPEEQPDRTESLPENSTGRVEFDHVSFGYQPGTPVLDDLSFVAEPGSTVAIVGPTGVGKTTLVNLLMRFYDVDSGRILVDGVNIAEVSRHSLRSRIGMVLQDAWLFSGTIAQNIAYGRPDASDDEVIDAAKAAHVDRFVHTLPNGYETQVNDGGSNISVGERQLITIARAFLARPQLLVLDEATSSVDTRTELLIAKATRELRRDRTSFIVAHRLSTIRDADVILVMEAGKIVEQGSHDELLARRGAYYQMTQA, encoded by the coding sequence GTGAGCGCGCCGACGCGGCGGCCGCCCGCTCCCCCGCCGACGAAGCCGCGCGACTTCTACGGCTCGACAGTGCGCCTGGTGAAGTTGCTTGCCCCGCAACGTCGCACGGCGATCGCGGTGACTGCGCTGAGCGTTCTCGGCACCGTCCTCGGCGTGGTGGTGCCGCGTATTCTCGGCCACGCCACCGACCTGTTGTTCAACGGTGTGATCGGTCGCCGGCTGCCGGCGGGCATCACCAAGGAGCAGGCGGTCGCCGCGGCGCGGGCGCACGGCGACAACGCGTTCGCCGACCTGCTGTCCGGGATGCAGGTGATACCCGGCCACGGCGTGGACTTCGAAGCGGTGATCCGCACGCTGGGTCTGGCGCTGGGCATGTATGTGATCGCCGCGGCGATGATCTACGCCCAGGCCCGGCTGCTCAACGTGACCGTTCGGCGCACGCTGCAGGCGCTACGCACCCGCGTCGAGGAGAAACTGCACCGGCTTCCGTTGTCCTACTTCGACACTCGGCAACGCGGCGAGGTACTCAGCAGGGTGACAAACGACATCGACAACCTGCAGACGTCGCTGTCGATGACCATCACCCAACTGCTCAGTGCGGTGCTGACCGTGGCGACCGTGCTGGTGATGATGCTGAGCATTTCGCCGCTGCTGACCGGGCTTGCCCTGCTGACGGTGCCGTTGTCGATCGTGGTGACGCGGGCGATCGCGCGGCGCTCGCAACGGTTGTTCGTCGCGCAGTGGACCAACACCGGACGACTCAACGCGCTGATCGAGGAGAGCTACAGCGGCTTCACGTTGGTGCGGACGTTCGGGCAGCGCGCCCGGATCGAGGACGAATTCCGGCGGCGCAACGACGACATGTACGAGGCGAGCTTTGGCGCACAGCTGATCTCGGGCCTGGTAGCCCCGGCCACGACGTTCATCGGCAACCTCAGCTACGTGGCCGTCGCGATTGTCGGCGGGATTCAGGTGGCGACCGGTCAGATCACCGTCGGCAACATCCAGGCTTTCATCCAGTACGTGCGCCAATTCAACGCGCCGCTGAATCAGGTGGCGTCGATGTACAACGCACTGCAGTCCGGGGTGGCCAGCGCCGAGCGGGTCTTCGAATTGCTCGACGAGCCCGAGGAGCAACCGGACCGCACCGAGTCGCTGCCCGAAAATTCAACGGGACGAGTCGAATTCGACCATGTCAGCTTCGGCTACCAACCGGGTACGCCAGTCCTCGACGATCTGTCGTTTGTCGCCGAGCCGGGCAGCACCGTCGCGATCGTCGGCCCGACCGGGGTGGGCAAGACGACGCTGGTGAACCTGTTGATGCGGTTCTACGACGTCGACTCCGGGCGGATTCTGGTCGACGGCGTCAACATCGCAGAGGTGAGCCGACACTCGTTGCGCTCGCGGATCGGCATGGTGCTCCAGGACGCCTGGCTGTTCAGCGGGACGATCGCGCAGAACATCGCCTACGGGCGGCCCGACGCCAGTGACGACGAGGTCATCGACGCGGCCAAGGCCGCCCACGTGGACCGGTTCGTGCACACGCTGCCCAACGGCTACGAGACGCAGGTCAACGACGGCGGCAGCAACATCAGCGTGGGCGAGCGACAGCTGATCACCATCGCGCGGGCGTTCCTGGCGCGCCCGCAGTTGCTGGTGCTCGACGAGGCGACGAGTTCGGTCGACACCCGCACCGAGTTGCTGATCGCCAAGGCCACTCGCGAGCTTCGCCGTGATCGAACGAGCTTCATTGTCGCGCATAGGCTTTCGACTATCCGCGACGCGGATGTGATCCTGGTGATGGAGGCGGGCAAGATCGTCGAGCAGGGCAGCCACGACGAGCTCCTCGCCCGCCGTGGCGCCTACTACCAGATGACGCAGGCCTGA
- a CDS encoding adenylate/guanylate cyclase domain-containing protein encodes MDDAKIEKLLDGLEGDARAERAELIEWLFDQGITAEEIEGTSAPLMLATRRLIGHDGTFVSTREVAQQYDIDLDLLQRVQRAIGLARVDDPDAPVNMRADLEAAAHVRHFAKAGLNPENLILVTRVLAEGLSHAAEVMRYTALAAVAEPGTSELDIAKRSHALVGEIAPLLGPWIQDMLLMQLRNMMETEAVTASERAAGVPLAGARHITVAFADLVGFTRLGEEVPAEELGQLANRLADLARDVATPPVRFIKTIGDAVMFVCTEPAPLLDAVLKLVDMTDSDNDFPSLRAGMASGSAVSRAGDWFGSPVNLASRVTSVSRPGAVLVAESVQEELGDESGFSWSFAGARRLKGIKGEVKLFRARRGES; translated from the coding sequence GTGGACGACGCGAAAATCGAGAAACTGCTCGACGGCCTGGAGGGCGATGCGCGCGCCGAGCGCGCCGAGTTGATCGAGTGGCTGTTCGACCAGGGCATCACGGCCGAGGAGATCGAAGGCACGTCCGCGCCGTTGATGTTGGCGACCCGCCGGCTGATCGGTCACGACGGTACCTTTGTCTCGACGCGAGAAGTGGCTCAGCAGTACGACATTGACCTCGACCTACTGCAGCGGGTGCAGCGCGCGATCGGGCTGGCGCGGGTTGACGATCCTGACGCGCCGGTGAACATGCGCGCCGACCTGGAGGCCGCCGCCCATGTCCGGCACTTCGCCAAGGCCGGCCTGAACCCCGAGAACCTGATTCTGGTCACGCGGGTGCTCGCCGAGGGACTCTCGCACGCGGCCGAGGTGATGCGTTATACGGCCCTGGCCGCGGTCGCCGAGCCCGGCACATCCGAACTGGACATCGCCAAACGGTCGCATGCCCTGGTGGGTGAGATCGCGCCGCTGCTGGGGCCGTGGATCCAGGACATGCTGCTCATGCAGCTGCGCAACATGATGGAGACCGAGGCTGTCACCGCCAGCGAGCGGGCCGCCGGAGTGCCGCTGGCCGGCGCGCGACACATCACGGTTGCCTTCGCCGACCTGGTCGGCTTCACCCGGCTCGGTGAGGAGGTGCCGGCCGAGGAACTGGGGCAGTTGGCCAACCGGCTGGCCGACCTCGCCCGCGATGTCGCGACGCCGCCGGTGCGGTTCATCAAGACCATCGGTGACGCGGTGATGTTCGTCTGCACCGAACCCGCGCCGCTGCTGGACGCCGTGCTCAAGCTGGTCGACATGACCGACAGCGACAACGACTTCCCGTCGTTGCGGGCGGGGATGGCGTCGGGTTCGGCGGTGAGCCGTGCGGGCGATTGGTTCGGCAGCCCGGTGAACTTGGCGAGCCGGGTGACCTCGGTGTCGCGTCCGGGTGCGGTACTGGTCGCCGAGTCGGTGCAGGAGGAACTCGGCGACGAGTCGGGTTTCAGCTGGTCGTTCGCCGGCGCGCGCCGGCTCAAGGGCATCAAGGGCGAGGTCAAGCTGTTTCGCGCCCGGCGCGGGGAGAGCTGA
- a CDS encoding DNA-deoxyinosine glycosylase, with amino-acid sequence MATPLLQGFPPIVDDRARVLILGSFPSVLSLQTGQYYGNPRNAFWPITGELFGFDAAAPYETRLAALQSAGVSLWDVLHRCRRAGSADSKIDPKSVVANDFGRLFTDYPSITRVFFNGCAAHQLYGRLVDGPVDHQVLPSSSPARAMPAGRKLRAWRVIAPS; translated from the coding sequence ATGGCCACGCCGCTACTCCAGGGGTTCCCGCCGATCGTCGACGATCGCGCCAGGGTGCTGATCCTCGGGTCGTTCCCCAGCGTGTTGTCGCTGCAGACCGGGCAGTACTACGGCAACCCACGCAACGCGTTCTGGCCGATCACCGGCGAATTGTTCGGCTTCGATGCGGCGGCGCCATACGAAACCCGTTTGGCCGCATTGCAATCGGCTGGCGTATCGCTATGGGACGTGCTGCACCGTTGTCGGCGGGCCGGCAGCGCCGACAGCAAGATCGACCCGAAGAGTGTGGTGGCCAACGACTTTGGCCGACTCTTCACCGACTATCCGTCGATAACGCGGGTCTTCTTCAACGGCTGCGCCGCGCATCAGCTCTACGGACGACTGGTCGACGGGCCGGTGGACCACCAGGTCTTACCGTCGAGCAGTCCGGCGCGCGCGATGCCGGCCGGCCGGAAGTTGCGGGCCTGGCGGGTCATCGCGCCGTCATGA